The following are from one region of the Anolis carolinensis isolate JA03-04 unplaced genomic scaffold, rAnoCar3.1.pri scaffold_18, whole genome shotgun sequence genome:
- the LOC134294654 gene encoding zinc finger protein 658B-like, producing the protein MEEKPYTCLECGKSFSWRNQLLLHERTHTGEKPYNCLECGQSFTQKGHLHTHQRTHTGEKPYNCLECGQSFAHSSGLRSHQRTHTGEKPYKCQECGQSFTHSSVLRSHQRTHTGEKPYNCLECGQSFADSSALRRHQRTHTGEKPYNCLECGHSFVQKSGLRSHQRTHTGEKPYNCLECGQSFAHSSGLCSHQRTHTGEKPYKCQECGQSFTHSSVLRSHQRTHTGEKPYNCLECGQSFTQKGHLHTHQRTHTGEKPYNCLECGQSFAHSSGLRSHQRTHTGEKPYKCLECGQSFAQRGNLRSHQRTHTGEKPYKCLECGQSYTCSSGLRSHQWTHTGEKPYNCLECGHSFVQKSGLHSHQRTHTGEKPYKCLECGQSFTQKGSLHSHQRTHTGEKTYMCLECGQSFVHSSSLRKHQRTHTGEKPFKCLECGQSFADSSTLRKHQRTHTGEKPYTCRECGKSFTRSSGLHLHQRTHTGGGTIEMHGVWTQLFTE; encoded by the coding sequence ATggaggagaaaccctatacatgtcttgagtgtggaaagagcttcagttggaGGAACCAACTGCTActgcatgaaaggactcacactggggagaaaccctataactgcctggagtgtggacagagcttcactcagaagggacacttacatacacatcaaagaactcacactggggagaaaccctataactgcctggagtgtgggcagagctttgctcatagttcaggcctacgttcacatcaaaggactcacactggggagaaaccctataaatgccaggagtgtggacagagcttcactcatagttcagttttgcgttcacatcaaaggactcacactggggagaaaccctataactgcctggagtgtggacagagcttcgctgatagttcagcactacgtagacatcaaaggactcacactggggagaaaccctataactgcctggagtgtggacacagcTTCGTTCAGAAGTCAGGCCTACGttcgcatcaaaggactcacactggggagaaaccctataactgcctggagtgtgggcagagctttgctcatagttcaggcctatgttcacatcaaaggactcacactggggagaaaccctataaatgccaggagtgtggacagagcttcactcatagttcagttttgcgttcacatcaaaggactcacactggggagaaaccctataactgcctggagtgtggacagagcttcactcagaagggacacttacatacacatcaaagaactcacactggggagaaaccctataactgcctggagtgtgggcagagctttgctcatagttcaggcctacgttcgcatcaaaggactcacactggggagaaaccctataaatgcctggagtgtggacagagctttgctcagaggggaaatctacgttcacatcaaagaactcacactggggagaaaccctataagtgcctggagtgtggacagagctataCTTGTAGTTCAGGATTACGTTCACATcaatggactcacactggggagaaaccctataactgcctggagtgtggacacagcTTCGTTCAGAAGTCAGGCCTACAttcgcatcaaaggactcacactggggagaaaccctataaatgcctggagtgtggacagagctttactcagaagggaagcttacattcacatcaaaggactcacactggggagaaaacttatatgtgcctggagtgtggacagagctttgttcATAGTTCAagcctacgtaaacatcaaaggactcacactggggagaaaccctttaaatgcctggagtgtggacagagcttcgctgatagttcaactctacgtaaacatcaaaggactcacactggggagaaaccctatacatgccgggagtgtggaaagagctttactcgtagttcaggtctacatttacatcaaagaactcacactggggggggaaccatagaaatgcatggagtatGGACACAGCTTTTCACAGAATAA